A genomic window from Helicobacter pylori includes:
- a CDS encoding LPP20 family lipoprotein, with the protein MRLHTAFFGINSLLVAALLISGCSLFKKRNTNAQLIPPSANGLQAPIYPPTNFTPRKSVQPLPSPRIENNDQPIISSNPTNAIPNTPILTPNNVIELNAVGMGVAPESTISPSQALALAKRAAIVDGYRQLGEKMYGIRVNAQDTVKDMVLQNSVIKTRVNALIRNAEITETIYKDGLCQVSMELKLDGRIWYRILSGARG; encoded by the coding sequence ATGCGTTTGCACACTGCCTTTTTTGGTATTAATTCGTTGCTTGTTGCCGCTCTTTTGATAAGTGGTTGCAGTCTTTTTAAAAAGCGTAACACTAACGCCCAGCTAATCCCCCCTTCAGCTAATGGCTTGCAAGCCCCAATTTATCCCCCAACCAACTTCACCCCTAGAAAGAGCGTTCAGCCTCTCCCTAGCCCACGCATTGAGAATAACGATCAGCCTATCATTAGCTCTAACCCCACTAACGCTATCCCTAACACCCCTATCCTCACGCCTAATAATGTCATTGAGTTGAATGCAGTAGGCATGGGTGTGGCTCCAGAATCCACCATTTCGCCCTCTCAAGCTCTAGCTTTAGCCAAGCGAGCGGCTATTGTTGATGGTTACCGCCAATTAGGGGAAAAAATGTATGGTATTAGGGTGAACGCCCAAGACACCGTCAAAGACATGGTTTTGCAAAATTCTGTGATTAAAACGAGGGTCAACGCTCTCATTCGTAACGCTGAAATCACTGAAACCATCTATAAAGACGGCTTGTGTCAAGTGAGCATGGAGCTTAAATTAGACGGCAGGATTTGGTATCGCATTTTGAGCGGAGCGAGAGGATAA
- a CDS encoding OmpP1/FadL family transporter: protein MKNFSPLYCLKKFKKRHLLALSLPLLSYANGFKIQEQSLNGTALGSAYVAGARGADASFYNPANMGFTNDWGENRSEFEMTTTVINIPAFSFKVPTTNQGLYSVTSLEINKSQQNILGIINTIGLGNILKALGNTAATDGLQQAINRVQGLMNLTNQKVVTLASNPDTQIVNGWTGTTNFVLPKFFYKTRTHNGFTFGGSFTAPSGLGMKWNGKGGEFLHDVFIMMVELAPSMSYTVNNRFSVGVGLRGLYATGSFNNTVYVPLEGASVLSAEQILNLPNNVFANQVPSNMMTLLGNIGYQPALNCQKAGGDMNNQSCQEFYNGLKKIMGYSGLVKASANLYGTTEVVQKSNGQGISGGYRVGSSLRVFDHGMFSVVYNSSVTFNMQGGLVAITELGPSLGSVLTKGSLNINVSLPQTLSLAYAHQFFKDRLRVEGVFERTFWSQGNKFLVTPDFANATYKGLSGTVASLDAETLKKMVGLANFKSVMNMGAGWRDTNTFRLGVTYMGKSLRLMGAFDYDQAPSPQDAIGIPDSNGYTVAFGTKYNFRGFDLGVAGSFTFKSNRSSLYQSPNIGQLRIFSASLGYRW, encoded by the coding sequence ATGAAAAACTTTTCCCCACTCTATTGTCTTAAAAAGTTCAAAAAACGCCATTTACTCGCTTTGAGCTTGCCCTTACTCTCTTATGCGAATGGTTTTAAAATCCAAGAGCAAAGCCTGAATGGCACGGCTTTAGGATCGGCTTATGTCGCTGGGGCTAGGGGCGCTGACGCTTCTTTTTACAACCCGGCAAACATGGGCTTTACCAACGATTGGGGCGAAAACAGAAGCGAATTTGAAATGACCACCACCGTGATTAACATCCCGGCCTTTAGCTTTAAAGTCCCTACAACCAATCAAGGCTTGTATTCGGTAACGAGCTTAGAAATCAATAAAAGCCAACAAAATATTTTAGGCATCATCAACACTATAGGATTAGGCAATATCCTTAAAGCGCTCGGGAATACGGCCGCTACAGATGGCTTGCAACAAGCAATCAATCGGGTTCAAGGGCTAATGAATCTAACCAATCAAAAAGTCGTAACGCTCGCTTCAAATCCTGACACTCAAATCGTGAATGGCTGGACAGGCACGACTAATTTTGTTTTACCCAAATTCTTTTATAAAACGCGCACGCATAACGGCTTCACTTTTGGGGGGAGTTTCACCGCTCCTAGCGGATTGGGCATGAAATGGAATGGTAAAGGGGGGGAATTTTTGCATGACGTTTTCATCATGATGGTAGAGCTTGCCCCTAGCATGAGTTACACTGTTAATAACCGCTTTTCTGTGGGGGTGGGTTTGAGGGGGCTTTATGCGACCGGGAGCTTTAATAACACCGTTTATGTGCCTTTAGAGGGCGCTTCGGTCTTGAGCGCGGAGCAAATTTTAAATTTACCCAATAATGTTTTTGCCAATCAAGTGCCAAGCAACATGATGACTTTATTAGGCAATATCGGCTATCAGCCGGCGCTTAATTGCCAAAAAGCCGGTGGGGATATGAACAATCAAAGCTGTCAAGAGTTTTACAATGGCTTGAAAAAAATCATGGGCTATAGCGGTTTAGTGAAAGCGAGCGCGAATCTTTATGGCACGACTGAAGTGGTGCAAAAGTCTAACGGGCAAGGCATATCAGGGGGCTATAGGGTGGGTTCGAGTTTGCGCGTGTTTGATCATGGGATGTTTTCAGTGGTGTATAATTCTTCGGTTACCTTTAACATGCAAGGCGGTTTAGTGGCTATCACAGAGCTTGGTCCTTCTTTAGGGAGCGTGTTGACTAAAGGCAGTTTGAATATCAATGTTTCACTCCCCCAAACTCTAAGCCTGGCCTACGCCCATCAATTTTTTAAAGATCGCCTAAGGGTTGAGGGGGTGTTTGAACGCACTTTTTGGAGTCAAGGGAATAAATTCTTAGTAACCCCTGATTTTGCGAACGCTACTTACAAGGGCTTGAGCGGAACGGTCGCTTCCTTAGACGCTGAAACGCTTAAAAAAATGGTGGGTTTGGCGAATTTTAAAAGCGTGATGAACATGGGGGCTGGCTGGAGGGACACGAACACCTTTAGATTAGGGGTAACTTACATGGGTAAAAGTTTGCGTTTGATGGGCGCTTTTGATTATGACCAAGCCCCAAGCCCCCAAGATGCGATAGGCATTCCGGACTCTAATGGCTATACTGTGGCTTTTGGGACGAAATACAACTTTAGGGGCTTTGATTTGGGCGTAGCAGGAAGTTTCACTTTTAAAAGCAACCGCTCTAGCTTGTATCAATCCCCAAACATTGGGCAATTAAGAATCTTTAGCGCTTCTTTAGGCTATCGCTGGTAA
- the pseB gene encoding UDP-N-acetylglucosamine 4,6-dehydratase (inverting): MLDNKTILITGGTGSFGKCFVRKVLETTNAKKIIVYSRDELKQSEMAMEFNDSRMRFFIGDVRDLERLDYALEGVDICIHAAALKHVPIAEYNPLECIKTNIMGASNVINACLKNAISQVVALSTDKAANPINLYGATKLCSDKLFVSANNFKGASQTQFSVVRYGNVVGSRGSVVPFFKKLVQNKASEIPITDIRMTRFWITLDEGVCFVLKSLKRMHGGEIFVPKIPSMKMTDLAKALAPNIPTKIIGIRPGEKLHEVMIPKDESHLALEFEDFFIIQPTISFQTPKDYTLTKLYEKGQKVAPDFEYSSHNNSQWLEPDDLLKLL; the protein is encoded by the coding sequence ATGCTGGATAACAAAACGATTTTAATCACCGGAGGCACTGGGAGTTTTGGCAAATGCTTTGTTCGTAAAGTCTTAGAAACCACCAACGCCAAAAAAATCATCGTTTATAGCCGAGATGAATTGAAACAAAGCGAAATGGCCATGGAATTTAATGACAGCAGGATGCGTTTTTTTATCGGCGATGTGAGGGATTTAGAGCGCTTGGATTACGCTTTAGAGGGCGTGGATATTTGTATCCATGCCGCCGCGCTCAAGCATGTCCCCATCGCAGAATACAACCCCCTAGAATGCATTAAAACCAATATCATGGGAGCGAGCAATGTGATTAATGCATGCTTAAAAAATGCAATCAGCCAGGTTGTCGCTTTAAGCACCGATAAAGCCGCTAACCCCATTAACCTTTATGGCGCGACTAAATTGTGCAGCGATAAGCTTTTTGTGAGCGCGAACAACTTTAAAGGCGCTTCTCAAACGCAATTTAGCGTGGTGCGTTATGGTAATGTGGTGGGGAGTCGTGGGAGCGTGGTGCCGTTTTTTAAGAAATTAGTCCAAAACAAGGCGAGTGAAATCCCTATCACGGATATTCGCATGACACGATTTTGGATCACTTTAGATGAAGGGGTTTGTTTTGTGTTAAAAAGCTTGAAAAGAATGCATGGGGGTGAAATTTTTGTGCCAAAAATCCCTAGCATGAAAATGACTGATCTCGCTAAAGCCCTAGCCCCTAATATTCCCACTAAAATCATAGGGATTCGCCCGGGCGAAAAACTCCATGAAGTGATGATCCCTAAAGATGAAAGCCATTTAGCCCTAGAATTTGAAGACTTTTTCATCATTCAGCCTACTATAAGCTTTCAAACGCCCAAAGATTACACGCTCACTAAACTCTACGAAAAAGGCCAAAAAGTCGCCCCTGACTTTGAATACAGCAGTCATAATAATAGCCAATGGCTAGAGCCTGATGATTTATTAAAATTATTATGA
- the coaBC gene encoding bifunctional phosphopantothenoylcysteine decarboxylase/phosphopantothenate--cysteine ligase CoaBC, with product MNFLEDLFYPLRLLENKRILLLVSGSIAVYKSLELVRLLFKSGASVQVVMSKGAKKFIKPLSFEALSHHKVLHDHNEKWHYNHQNALHHNHIACAANADLLIFAPLSANSLSKIAHALADNTVSAAFLACTSPKILAPSMNTNMLKSPITQSNLQRLKDFNHIILDTQNALLACDTKGDGAMAEPLEILFKAAQTLLKDAYFENREVVVMGGASVEKIDSVRIISNLSSGIQASALALALYFKGAKVTFIASNFPTPLPKEIAKILVSDTQSYENALNKTAKNLKKHALKPLLFNLAAISDYAPKISFNHKLKKSELGGTLNIECVQNKDLLASVDPNQFIKIGFKAEDDQQNAMQNAQNLLKPSQDNGKDCSVAALNLIKDSRPFGSLDNELWLFSHKKTQKIPSMNKLEASFKILDFIKDNAL from the coding sequence ATGAATTTTTTAGAAGATTTATTTTACCCTTTAAGATTATTGGAAAACAAACGCATTTTATTGCTCGTGAGCGGCTCTATTGCGGTGTATAAATCCCTAGAATTAGTGCGCTTGTTGTTTAAAAGCGGGGCTAGTGTTCAAGTGGTGATGAGCAAGGGTGCGAAAAAATTCATCAAACCCTTAAGCTTTGAAGCCTTGAGCCATCATAAGGTCTTACACGATCACAATGAAAAATGGCATTACAACCACCAAAACGCCTTGCACCATAACCACATCGCATGCGCTGCTAACGCTGATTTGCTCATCTTTGCCCCTTTAAGCGCTAACAGCCTGTCTAAAATCGCTCACGCTTTAGCGGATAATACCGTTAGCGCGGCGTTTTTAGCCTGCACTTCCCCTAAAATCCTAGCCCCTAGCATGAACACTAACATGCTTAAATCCCCTATCACTCAAAGCAATTTGCAACGCTTAAAGGATTTCAATCACATCATTTTAGACACTCAAAACGCCCTTTTAGCATGCGATACTAAAGGCGATGGAGCGATGGCTGAGCCTTTAGAAATCCTTTTTAAAGCCGCTCAAACGCTCTTAAAAGACGCTTATTTTGAAAACAGAGAAGTGGTAGTTATGGGCGGCGCGAGCGTGGAAAAGATTGACAGCGTTCGAATCATCAGCAATCTTTCTAGCGGGATTCAAGCGAGCGCGTTGGCTTTGGCGTTATATTTTAAGGGAGCAAAAGTTACTTTCATTGCCTCAAACTTCCCTACCCCTTTGCCTAAAGAAATCGCAAAAATTTTAGTCAGTGATACCCAATCTTATGAAAACGCCTTAAACAAAACCGCTAAAAACTTAAAAAAACATGCCTTAAAACCCCTACTCTTTAATCTAGCCGCCATTAGCGACTATGCGCCTAAAATTTCTTTTAACCATAAGCTTAAAAAAAGCGAGTTGGGTGGAACGCTAAACATTGAATGCGTTCAAAATAAGGATTTGTTAGCTTCTGTTGATCCCAATCAATTTATTAAAATCGGTTTTAAAGCCGAAGACGATCAACAAAACGCCATGCAAAATGCGCAAAATCTTTTAAAACCTTCTCAAGATAACGGCAAGGATTGTTCTGTGGCCGCTTTGAACCTCATTAAAGATTCACGCCCTTTTGGATCATTAGACAATGAATTATGGCTCTTCAGTCATAAAAAAACCCAAAAAATCCCTTCTATGAACAAACTAGAAGCCAGTTTTAAAATCCTTGATTTTATCAAGGACAACGCCCTCTAA
- the thiE gene encoding thiamine phosphate synthase codes for MFDADCLKLMFVAGSQDFYHIKGDRINALLDTLKLALQSKITAFQFRQKGDLALQDPTQIKQLALECQKLCKKYGAPFIVNDEVQLALELKADGVHVGQEDMAIEKVIALCKKRLFIGLSVNTLEQALKARHLDSVAYLGVGPIFPTPSKKDAKQVVGIELLKKIQDSGVKKPLVAIGGITTDNALKIQKFSGIAVISAITQAKDKSLAVETLLKNA; via the coding sequence ATGTTTGATGCGGATTGCTTAAAACTCATGTTTGTGGCTGGTTCGCAAGATTTCTACCATATAAAAGGCGATAGGATAAACGCGCTTTTAGACACTTTAAAATTAGCTTTACAATCTAAAATCACAGCGTTTCAATTCCGCCAAAAAGGCGATTTAGCCTTACAAGATCCCACTCAAATCAAACAATTAGCCCTAGAGTGTCAAAAATTATGCAAAAAATACGGCGCGCCTTTTATTGTCAATGATGAGGTGCAACTGGCGTTAGAATTAAAGGCTGATGGCGTGCATGTGGGGCAAGAAGACATGGCTATAGAAAAGGTGATCGCTTTGTGCAAGAAGCGCCTTTTTATAGGTTTGAGCGTCAATACTTTAGAGCAAGCCCTAAAAGCGCGTCATTTAGATAGTGTAGCCTATTTAGGGGTAGGCCCTATTTTTCCCACACCATCTAAAAAAGACGCCAAACAAGTTGTAGGCATAGAACTTTTAAAAAAAATACAAGATAGCGGGGTGAAAAAACCCCTTGTAGCGATTGGGGGCATCACGACAGATAACGCTTTAAAAATACAAAAATTTAGTGGTATCGCCGTCATTAGCGCGATCACACAGGCTAAAGATAAAAGTTTAGCGGTTGAAACACTTTTAAAAAATGCGTGA
- the thiD gene encoding bifunctional hydroxymethylpyrimidine kinase/phosphomethylpyrimidine kinase: MKVYPQVLSIAGSDSGGGAGIQADLKAFQTLGVFGTSVITCITAQNTQGVHGVYPLSVESVKAQILAIRDDFSIKAFKIGALCNNQIIECVADTLETCDFGFCVLDPVMVAKNGALLLEEDAILSLKKRLLPKANLLTPNLPEVYALTGVQVRDDKSASKAMGILRDLGVKNAVIKGGHTEHFQGEFSNDWVFLEDTELILNAKRFNTKNTHGTGCVLSSLIVGLLAQGLDLKNAIIKAKELLTIIIQNPLNIGHGHGPLNLWSVKKHV, translated from the coding sequence ATGAAAGTTTATCCGCAAGTTTTAAGCATTGCTGGTAGCGATAGCGGTGGGGGTGCTGGGATACAAGCCGATTTGAAAGCGTTCCAAACTTTAGGCGTGTTTGGGACAAGCGTGATCACTTGCATAACCGCTCAAAACACACAGGGCGTGCATGGGGTTTATCCATTAAGCGTGGAGAGCGTGAAAGCGCAAATCTTAGCGATCAGAGATGACTTTTCTATCAAAGCGTTCAAAATAGGAGCGTTATGCAACAATCAAATCATTGAATGCGTAGCGGACACTTTAGAAACCTGTGATTTTGGGTTTTGCGTTTTAGATCCGGTGATGGTGGCAAAGAATGGGGCCTTGCTTTTAGAAGAAGATGCGATTTTAAGCTTAAAAAAGCGCCTTTTACCTAAAGCCAATTTACTAACCCCTAACCTCCCTGAAGTTTATGCGCTTACAGGCGTTCAAGTGCGAGATGATAAAAGCGCTTCAAAAGCGATGGGCATTTTAAGAGATTTAGGCGTTAAAAACGCTGTGATTAAAGGGGGGCATACAGAACATTTTCAAGGGGAGTTTAGCAACGACTGGGTGTTTTTAGAAGACACTGAATTGATCCTAAACGCCAAGCGCTTTAACACGAAAAACACGCATGGCACGGGTTGTGTTTTATCTAGCTTGATTGTGGGCTTACTCGCTCAAGGGTTGGATTTAAAAAACGCTATTATAAAGGCTAAAGAACTTTTAACTATCATCATTCAAAACCCCTTAAATATTGGGCATGGGCATGGGCCTTTGAATTTGTGGAGCGTTAAAAAGCATGTTTGA
- the thiM gene encoding hydroxyethylthiazole kinase, with protein MLKELRQKRPLVHNITNYVVAQFVANGLLALGASPLMSDAIDEMQDLAKISDALAINIGTLNERTILCAKEAIKHYKALNKPIVLDPVGCSASALRYNTSLELLKSEGVSALRGNAAELGSLVGISCESKGLDSKHSTTPIEIVKLAAQKYSVIAVMTGKIDYVSDGKKVFSITGGSEYLAVITGAGCLHTAACASFLSLKKDPLDSMVQLCALYKQAAFNAQKKVLENNGSNGSFLFYFLDALSLPIKLENSLIEEAL; from the coding sequence ATGTTGAAAGAATTACGCCAAAAACGCCCCTTAGTGCATAATATCACTAATTATGTGGTGGCGCAATTTGTGGCTAATGGCTTGTTAGCCTTAGGGGCATCGCCTTTAATGAGTGATGCGATTGATGAAATGCAGGATTTAGCAAAAATTTCTGACGCGCTCGCTATCAATATTGGTACTCTCAATGAACGCACTATTTTGTGCGCTAAAGAAGCTATCAAACATTATAAGGCTTTAAATAAGCCCATTGTGTTAGATCCGGTGGGGTGTTCAGCAAGCGCTTTGCGTTATAACACAAGCTTAGAGCTTTTAAAAAGCGAAGGGGTTAGCGCGCTTAGGGGTAATGCTGCAGAATTAGGCTCTTTAGTGGGTATTTCTTGCGAAAGCAAGGGGTTAGATTCCAAGCATTCTACCACGCCTATAGAAATTGTCAAATTAGCGGCTCAAAAATATTCTGTGATAGCGGTAATGACGGGTAAAATAGATTATGTGAGCGATGGGAAAAAAGTTTTTAGCATCACTGGGGGGAGTGAGTATTTGGCTGTGATTACTGGGGCTGGGTGTTTGCACACTGCAGCGTGTGCGAGCTTTTTAAGTTTGAAAAAAGACCCCTTAGATTCTATGGTGCAACTTTGCGCGCTCTATAAACAAGCCGCTTTTAACGCGCAAAAAAAAGTGTTAGAAAATAACGGCTCCAATGGTTCGTTCTTGTTTTATTTTTTAGACGCTCTAAGCTTGCCCATAAAGTTAGAAAATAGCCTTATTGAGGAAGCGTTATGA
- a CDS encoding HsdR family type I site-specific deoxyribonuclease, with amino-acid sequence MNYETIAESNESTVVAEFHSDNERKSAYESEVQLEGEFIALLQKQGYAFKNIHNEKELKDNLKEQLEKLNDHHFTPKEWETLYSQFIANKNDDYKAKTRKIQEDPIFNLTLENGKTKNIKIIDKKNIHKNALQVIHQYSAKGGKYENRYDVSILVNGLPLVHVELKKRGVAIREAFNQIKRYKRDSFSAEDGLFEFVQIFVISNGTSSKYYSNTTRMAQIEKNNKADTFEFTNYWADSQNCNIEDLMDFAKAFFAKHSLLNVLTRYCVFTSNEVLLVMRPYQIVAAERILEKIKATHNHKTYGKSQSGGYIWHTTGSGKTLTSFKSATLAKELEHVAKVLFVVDRKDLDYQTMKEYDKFQKDCANSNTSTKILKEQLENPNAKIIITTIQKLDKFVKSHLKGHAIFNEEIVMIFDECHRSQLGSMHQIITKAFKKYHLFGFTGTPILPQNCDKNNPLGTTEQKFGTCLHQYTIIDAIRDKNVLPFRVEYHNTIKAKENIKDKDIRAIDAQNALLDTRRIKEIAKCILERFNQTTKNKKFNSILACQNIEMLKKYYQAFKEEKHDLKIATIFSYSPNEDFDALEDENNENTAGLDKSSRDFLEGAIADYNQRFNTSFDTSDQKFQSYYKDLSQKMKNREIDLLMVVNMFLTGFDATRLNTLWVDKNLKYHGLIQAFSRTNRILDSVKTHGNIVCFRDLEEDLNAALTLFGNKDAQSVVLLRKYEDYLKGYIDENKEYEGYESLIERLLTEFPLKEPIISESQKKDFIKLFGKILKLENILNSFENFNKNDYISPRDFQDYQSKYLDFYDEMRPEKRGDKEEINDDLIFEIELIKQVEVNIDYILNLIEEFAKEHHLEIQGVKNKIEPIVNSSIELRNKKDLIMDFIDQYNNQDQEVHEYFQNYIHQKREEEFQNIIEENRLNEEKAYSFMQHAFKGGEIDFSGTKFPEIIEEKPSMFSSRYAEVKEKVAAALSRFFHRFCDLTSAIFKKNGVKKDEINEK; translated from the coding sequence ATGAATTACGAAACCATCGCAGAAAGCAATGAAAGCACGGTAGTAGCGGAATTTCATAGCGATAATGAAAGGAAAAGTGCTTATGAGAGCGAGGTGCAATTAGAAGGGGAATTTATCGCGCTTTTACAAAAACAAGGCTATGCATTTAAAAACATCCACAACGAAAAAGAATTGAAAGACAATTTAAAAGAGCAGTTAGAAAAGCTTAATGATCATCATTTCACGCCCAAAGAATGGGAGACTCTTTATTCTCAATTCATCGCTAATAAAAACGATGATTACAAAGCCAAAACGAGGAAAATCCAAGAAGATCCGATTTTTAACCTAACCCTTGAGAACGGGAAAACCAAAAACATTAAAATCATTGATAAGAAAAATATCCATAAAAACGCCTTGCAAGTGATCCACCAATACAGCGCTAAAGGGGGGAAGTATGAGAACCGCTATGATGTGAGCATCCTTGTGAACGGCTTGCCTTTAGTGCATGTGGAATTGAAAAAAAGGGGCGTGGCGATCAGAGAGGCGTTTAACCAAATCAAACGCTACAAAAGGGATAGTTTTAGTGCCGAAGATGGGCTTTTTGAGTTCGTGCAGATTTTTGTCATCAGTAACGGCACGAGCAGCAAATACTATTCAAACACCACAAGAATGGCGCAAATTGAGAAAAACAACAAGGCCGATACTTTTGAATTCACGAATTATTGGGCGGATAGCCAGAATTGCAATATTGAAGATTTAATGGATTTTGCTAAGGCGTTTTTTGCAAAGCACAGCCTTTTGAACGTTTTAACGCGCTATTGCGTTTTCACCAGCAATGAGGTTTTATTGGTGATGCGGCCTTATCAAATCGTGGCAGCAGAAAGGATTTTGGAAAAAATCAAAGCCACGCATAATCATAAAACTTATGGGAAAAGCCAAAGTGGAGGCTATATCTGGCACACGACAGGGAGCGGTAAAACCTTAACGAGCTTTAAAAGCGCGACTTTAGCCAAAGAATTAGAACATGTTGCAAAGGTTTTGTTTGTGGTGGATCGAAAAGATTTAGACTATCAGACCATGAAAGAATACGATAAATTCCAAAAAGATTGTGCTAATTCTAACACCAGCACCAAGATTTTAAAAGAACAGCTTGAAAACCCTAACGCTAAAATCATTATCACCACGATCCAAAAATTAGACAAATTCGTTAAATCGCACCTTAAAGGGCATGCGATTTTTAATGAAGAAATCGTGATGATTTTTGATGAATGCCACAGGAGTCAGTTAGGCTCAATGCATCAAATCATCACTAAAGCGTTTAAAAAATACCACCTTTTTGGGTTCACCGGCACACCCATTCTTCCACAAAATTGCGATAAAAACAACCCGCTAGGCACGACAGAGCAGAAATTTGGGACATGCCTCCACCAATACACCATTATTGATGCGATCAGGGATAAAAATGTCTTGCCCTTTAGGGTGGAATACCACAACACCATTAAAGCTAAAGAAAATATTAAGGATAAAGACATTAGAGCCATTGACGCGCAAAACGCTCTTTTAGACACTAGGAGAATTAAAGAAATCGCTAAATGCATTTTAGAGCGTTTCAATCAAACCACTAAAAACAAAAAATTCAATTCCATTCTGGCATGCCAAAACATAGAAATGCTGAAAAAATACTACCAAGCCTTTAAAGAAGAAAAACACGACCTTAAAATCGCTACGATTTTTAGTTATAGCCCTAATGAAGATTTTGATGCATTAGAAGATGAAAACAATGAAAACACCGCTGGGCTAGACAAAAGCTCAAGGGATTTTTTAGAGGGCGCGATTGCGGATTATAATCAAAGGTTTAACACTTCTTTTGACACTTCGGATCAAAAATTCCAAAGCTATTATAAGGATCTTTCTCAAAAAATGAAAAATCGTGAAATTGATCTTTTAATGGTGGTGAACATGTTTCTTACCGGGTTTGACGCTACCAGGCTTAACACCCTTTGGGTGGATAAAAACTTGAAATACCATGGGCTAATCCAAGCTTTTTCACGGACTAACCGCATTTTAGACAGCGTCAAAACGCATGGGAATATCGTTTGTTTTAGGGATTTAGAAGAGGATTTGAATGCCGCTCTCACGCTTTTTGGCAACAAGGACGCTCAATCTGTTGTGTTGTTAAGAAAATATGAAGACTATTTGAAAGGCTATATTGATGAGAATAAAGAATACGAGGGCTATGAGAGTTTGATTGAAAGGCTTTTAACCGAGTTTCCCCTAAAAGAGCCGATCATTTCAGAAAGCCAGAAAAAGGATTTTATCAAGCTTTTTGGCAAGATTTTGAAACTAGAAAATATTTTAAACAGCTTTGAAAATTTTAATAAAAACGATTACATCAGTCCTAGGGATTTTCAAGACTATCAAAGCAAATACCTTGATTTTTACGATGAAATGAGGCCAGAAAAAAGAGGGGATAAAGAAGAGATTAACGATGATTTGATTTTTGAAATTGAACTCATTAAGCAAGTGGAAGTCAATATTGACTATATTTTAAACTTGATTGAAGAGTTCGCTAAAGAGCATCATTTAGAGATCCAAGGCGTTAAAAATAAAATAGAGCCGATCGTTAACTCCAGCATAGAATTAAGGAATAAAAAAGATTTGATCATGGATTTTATTGATCAATACAACAACCAGGATCAAGAAGTCCATGAATATTTTCAAAATTATATCCACCAAAAACGAGAAGAGGAATTCCAAAATATCATAGAAGAAAACCGCTTGAATGAAGAAAAAGCCTATTCGTTCATGCAGCATGCCTTTAAGGGGGGCGAAATTGATTTCAGCGGGACAAAATTCCCTGAAATCATTGAAGAAAAACCCTCCATGTTCAGCTCGCGCTATGCAGAGGTGAAAGAAAAAGTCGCTGCAGCCCTTTCTCGCTTTTTCCACCGCTTTTGTGATCTCACTAGCGCTATCTTTAAAAAAAATGGGGTTAAAAAAGATGAGATTAATGAAAAATAG
- a CDS encoding restriction endonuclease subunit S, which produces MNKIERLLQTLAPDGVGFRKLGEVCESTNKKTLKISEVSEVERNGMYPVINSGRDLYGYYHDFNNDGENITIASRGEYAGFINYFNEKFFAGGLCYPYKVKDTSKLLTKFLYFYLKTNESQIMENLVFRGSIPALNKADIENFLQNKG; this is translated from the coding sequence ATGAACAAAATAGAGCGCTTACTCCAAACCCTAGCGCCTGATGGGGTGGGGTTTAGGAAGTTGGGGGAGGTGTGTGAAAGCACAAATAAAAAAACGCTTAAAATAAGTGAAGTGAGCGAAGTAGAAAGAAATGGTATGTATCCAGTGATAAATTCAGGGAGAGATTTGTATGGTTATTACCATGATTTTAATAATGATGGAGAAAATATAACTATTGCATCTAGGGGAGAATATGCAGGATTTATAAATTACTTTAATGAAAAATTTTTTGCAGGGGGCCTATGCTATCCCTATAAAGTTAAAGATACTAGCAAACTTTTAACAAAATTTTTATACTTTTATCTCAAAACTAATGAAAGCCAAATTATGGAAAATCTTGTTTTTCGTGGTAGTATCCCCGCTCTCAATAAAGCAGATATTGAAAATTTTCTCCAAAACAAGGGATAA